CGCCACGAGCGCGCGCAGCTCGTCGAAAATCACCTGCAGGCGCGCCTCGCGTTCCCGCCACGCGGCGCCGGGATCGCGCCCGAGGCGCCAGAGCAGCGCTCCCAGGAGGACGACGACCGCACCGTCCAGACCCGGACCCACCCACGTCACGACCGTCTCCATCATCGTTCCTCCGCCGCGGCGCCGTCCGCCGCGCCGCCGAAGTGCTCGTGCAGGAGCCCGCGCAGCCGCAGCAGCGCCTGGGCGTGGAGCTGCGAGACACGCGACTCGGTGAGCCCGAGGACCGCGCCCGCCTCCTTCATGGTGATGCCCTCGTGGTAGTAGAGCGCGATCACCGTCCGCTCCTTCTCGGGCAGGGTCGTGATCGCCTCCGCCACGAGGTCGGCGCGCTCGCGCGACAGCATCGCCTGCATCGGATCGGTGCCGTCGCCGTCGAGGAGCTTCTCGATCTGCCAGCGGTCCGGTCCCGCGTCGACGCCGAGGTCCTCCAAGCTGAAGAGCGACATCTGTCCCACCTCGGACAACAGCGCGTGGAGCTCCGGCAGCGACAGGCCGAGCGCGTCGGCGACCTCCTCCTCGGTCGCGGGCCGGCCGAGCTGCCCCTCGAGCTTGTGGTACGTCTTCTCGAGGACGCTCGCCTTCTGGCGCACGCTCCGCGACACCCAGTCCATGCCGCGCAGGCGGTCGAGGATCGCTCCGCGGATGCGGAACTGGGCGTAGGTCGCGAAGGCCGCCTGCTTCGTCGGGTCGTACTTCTTCATGGCGTCGAGGAGGCCCTCGATGCCCCAGCTCACCATCTCGTCGAGCTCCACCTGCGGAGGCTTGCGCACGGCGAGCCGCTGCACCAGCCAGCGCACGAGCGGCAGGTAGGCGCGCACCGCCTCGTCGGACGGCGGCGTCCCGTCGGCGTGCGCGGGCGGCGCGACGCGGGGACGCGGCGCCGACCGCGATGTGCCTGCGACCGTCGGCATCGTCAGCGCGCGGCTCCCATCGCCGGTCGCCCCCCGTCGGACGCGAGCAGGCGGCGAAAGAAGAACTGCAATCCGCCCTTCGCCTTGGCATGCGCCGGCGTCGCGCAGAGGCGCTCGGCGAGCCCGTCGATCGCGCGCGTCGCCGGCGTCGCCGGGGCGTGGTCGACCACCGCCTGCTGGCGCCGCACCGCCTCGGGCACCTCGCTGTCCCACGGCACCCAGCCCGCGAAGCGCAGGCTGACGTGCAGGAAACGCTCGGTCACGCGCGTCAGCTGCGTGAAGGTCTTGCGGGCCTCGAGCTCGCTCCGCGCCATGTTCACGAGCACGGCGAAGCTGTCCTCCGCGTAGCGCGTCGCCAGGATCTTGATGAGCGCGTAGGCGTCGGTGAGCGCGGTCGGCTCGGGCGTCACCACGACCAGGGTCTCCTGCGCCGCCGTCGCGAAGAACGTGACGTTCGCCGAGATCCCGGCGCCGGTGTCGATGAGCAGCACGTCGAACTTCCCGTCGAGGCTGTCGACCTGCTCGAGGAGCGTCAGGCGCTGGCCGTCGGACAGCTGCGTGAGATCCTCGTATCCGCTCGACGCCGGCACGATGAGGATCCCCGACGGTCCGTCGACGAGCACGTCGCGGATCGCGCACTCGCCGCGCAGCACCTGGCGGAGGGTGGCGTGCGGGTTCAGGCCGAGCAGCGTGTCGAGGTTCGCGAGGCCGAGATCGGCGTCGATCACCACCACGCGCTTGCCGCGCCGCTGGAGCGCGATCGCGAGATTGGCGACCACGTTCGTCTTGCCGACCCCGCCCTTGCCGCTCGCGACCGCGATCACCTGCATCCCCGTGTCCCCGTCCGCCGCTTCCATCGTCACGCCTTCCCCCTGCTCCACGATCGTCCTCCGTCCGTCAGGCCGCACTGAGCCACGCGGCGACCGCCCGCCCGTCCGCCGTCACGAGGTCGTCGGGCACCCGCGTGCCCGTCCCGAGCCAATCGAGCGGCACGCCGACCTCGGCGAGCCACCCGCACGCCGTGCCGAGCCCGCCCCCTTCGTCCACCTTCGTCACCACGGCCGTCGCCGGCTCGAGCGCCGCGAGCCGTCGCCACGCGGCGCGCAGCGCCGGCTCCGACGTGCCGGCCGCGACGACCGCCGCCGTCACGACGCCCGTCCGCACCGGCGCGAGCAGGCGCGCCACCTCGGCGGCGCTCTCCTCGTCGCCGGCGAGACCCGCCGTGTCGACGTACACGACGTCGCAGCGCTCGAAGCCGGCGAGGGCGCGGACCAGCTCGTCGGCGCCCGTCGCCGAGGCCGCCGGCACGCCGAGGAGACGCGCGTAGCGGCCGAGCTGCTCCGCCGCGCCGATCCGCCGCGTATCCGCCACGACGAGCCCGACCGACGCGCCGCGCGCGACGGCGCGCGCGGCGCGCTTCGCGATGGTCGTCGTCTTGCCGGCCCCGGTCGGGCCGACGAAGGCCGTGACGGATGGCTCCGGCGCCCCCGGCACCGCCACCAGGAGGTGCCGCTCGATGCTGGCGGCGAGGGCCGCCGCCGCCGGCACGCCCTCCGCCCGCAGCCGCGCGAAGCTCCGGGCCACGGTCTCCGCCAGCACGGGCGCCGTGCCCTGGAGCGCCAACCGCTCCGCGATCTCCTGCGCCTCCTCGTCGAGCCCGCCGACCACGCCGCGTCCGGGCCGCAACGCCCGGTCTACCCGCGCGACCCGGCTCGCGAGCGCGCCGAGCTCGCGCCGGAGGGCGGCGAGCGCCGCATCCCCCGCCGAGTGCGGCGCCGCCGGCGCCTCCGCGCCCACCGCCGGATCGAGGTCGACGGCCGCCGTGATCTCGACGCCGCCGTCCGGGAGCGGACGGGTGGCGAGGATCACCGCCTCGGGGCCGAGCGCCGCCTTCAGCGCGGCGAGCGCCTCGCGCGACGAGGACGCCGTGAATCGCCGGAGGCGCATCAGGCGGCCGCCCCCGCCGGCGCGACCGTGGCGGTCGCGGTGGGACGCGGCACCTGGAGCCGCGCCGCCGACTCGTGCTCGTCGTCCAAGCTCACGACGCCGAGCGAATGGATCTTCACGTTGGCCGGGATCTCGCCCGGCGCCACGACGGAGAGGCTCGGCAGGAACCGCTCCGCGAGCCGCCGGAGATGGCCGCGCACGTTGGTCGAGCAGAGCACGAGCGGCTGGTGCCCGTGGAGCGCGAACTGCTCCGCCCACGTCGCGAGCTTCCCGAGCAGCCGCTGCGCCGTCGCCGGCTCGAGCGCGAGATAGGTCCCGTCCTCGTTGCGGTGCACCGATTCGGCGATCGTCCGCTCCAGGCGCGGCGCCAGGGTCACGAGCGGCAGCGTCCGATCGGGCGTGAGGAAGCGGTTCACGATCGCGCGCGACAGCGCGGCGCGCACGTGCTCGGTGAGCTGGTGCGCGTCCTTGGTCTGGGGCGCGTAGTCCGCGAGGGTCTCGATGATCGAGAGGAAGTCGCGGATGCCGACGTGCTCGCGCAGCAGGTTCTGCAGCACCTTCTGCACCTGCCCGAGCGAGAGCTGCTGCGGCACGAGCTCCTCGACGACCTTCGGGTGCGTCTTCGCGAGCGCATCGAGCAGCCCCTGGATCTCCTGTCGCCCCAGCAGCTCGTGGGCGTGGCGGCGGATGATCTCGGTCAGGTGCGTCACCACCACGGTCGCCGCGTCGACGACCGTGTAGCCGGCGAGCTGCGCCTGCTCACGGTCGCCCGCCAGCACCCAGAGCGCGTCGAGTCCGAAGGCCGGCTCCTTGGTCGGCACGCCCCGGAAGCCGGGATCGGCGCCGCCCGGATTGATCGCCAGATACTGCCCGATGCGGATCTCGGCGCGCTGAATCTCGACCCCCTTCAGGAGGATCGCGT
The sequence above is a segment of the Deltaproteobacteria bacterium genome. Coding sequences within it:
- a CDS encoding MinD/ParA family protein translates to MQVIAVASGKGGVGKTNVVANLAIALQRRGKRVVVIDADLGLANLDTLLGLNPHATLRQVLRGECAIRDVLVDGPSGILIVPASSGYEDLTQLSDGQRLTLLEQVDSLDGKFDVLLIDTGAGISANVTFFATAAQETLVVVTPEPTALTDAYALIKILATRYAEDSFAVLVNMARSELEARKTFTQLTRVTERFLHVSLRFAGWVPWDSEVPEAVRRQQAVVDHAPATPATRAIDGLAERLCATPAHAKAKGGLQFFFRRLLASDGGRPAMGAAR
- a CDS encoding FliA/WhiG family RNA polymerase sigma factor encodes the protein MPTVAGTSRSAPRPRVAPPAHADGTPPSDEAVRAYLPLVRWLVQRLAVRKPPQVELDEMVSWGIEGLLDAMKKYDPTKQAAFATYAQFRIRGAILDRLRGMDWVSRSVRQKASVLEKTYHKLEGQLGRPATEEEVADALGLSLPELHALLSEVGQMSLFSLEDLGVDAGPDRWQIEKLLDGDGTDPMQAMLSRERADLVAEAITTLPEKERTVIALYYHEGITMKEAGAVLGLTESRVSQLHAQALLRLRGLLHEHFGGAADGAAAEER